A genomic region of Capnocytophaga canimorsus contains the following coding sequences:
- a CDS encoding YqgE/AlgH family protein codes for MDRVQKGNILIAEPSMIGDVIFSRSVVFLTDHGIEGTVGFVLNKPSEFYLDAFFDVIPDNFRIYHGGPVQQDSLYFIHSRPDIIEHSFHIGNGIYWGGNFKQIIEQINLGNLKTNEIKFFLGYSGWAEGQLEAELDMNAWVISDDIVPSQLFLSGSASLWRERIKTLGDEYLLWINTPENPQLN; via the coding sequence ATGGATCGGGTTCAAAAGGGGAATATACTCATTGCAGAGCCATCAATGATTGGCGATGTCATTTTTAGTCGTTCTGTGGTCTTTTTAACAGACCACGGTATTGAAGGTACAGTTGGCTTTGTGCTGAATAAGCCTTCGGAGTTTTACTTAGATGCCTTTTTTGATGTAATTCCAGATAATTTCAGAATTTATCACGGAGGTCCAGTACAACAAGACAGTCTGTATTTTATCCATTCTCGTCCTGATATTATTGAGCATAGCTTTCATATCGGTAATGGAATCTATTGGGGAGGTAATTTCAAACAAATTATTGAGCAAATCAATTTAGGAAATTTGAAAACTAATGAAATCAAATTTTTCTTAGGGTATTCCGGTTGGGCAGAAGGGCAACTCGAAGCAGAGCTTGATATGAATGCTTGGGTAATTTCTGATGATATTGTTCCCTCACAGTTGTTTCTCAGTGGCAGTGCCTCATTATGGAGAGAACGTATCAAAACCTTAGGAGATGAATACTTACTATGGATAAACACGCCTGAAAATCCACAATTAAACTAA
- a CDS encoding formyltransferase family protein: MTIHLIAHSFDYIGKRTRYIPRLGWLGYHPSLLPRHRGRSAIEWAIKMHDAITGGTVFWLNAGIDRGDIAYQDWCFIPPEYYLNPKERATDLWRDELLPMGLKLFETAFKDILNGVIKRTPQDKRFSTFEPDTNVKDIYKPDLLMLEQFAGEST, translated from the coding sequence ATGACTATACATCTCATCGCCCATTCGTTTGATTATATCGGCAAAAGAACGCGTTATATACCTCGTTTGGGTTGGCTCGGCTATCACCCAAGTTTGTTGCCTCGTCATCGTGGGCGTTCGGCGATTGAGTGGGCGATAAAGATGCACGACGCCATTACGGGCGGTACCGTATTTTGGCTCAATGCAGGGATTGATAGGGGCGATATAGCGTATCAGGATTGGTGTTTTATACCGCCTGAGTATTACCTCAACCCAAAGGAAAGAGCAACGGATTTATGGAGAGATGAATTATTGCCTATGGGTTTAAAACTCTTTGAAACAGCATTTAAAGATATTTTAAATGGAGTGATCAAGCGAACACCTCAGGACAAACGTTTCTCTACTTTTGAACCCGATACCAACGTCAAAGATATTTACAAACCCGACCTTTTGATGTTGGAGCAGTTTGCAGGGGAAAGCACGTAA
- the mads2 gene encoding methylation-associated defense system DNA methyltransferase MAD2, giving the protein MSNKPENTEEIALEENQILCVLTGVAKKTSAKEENLQSTILMLNEEYGFDLSDMERDFIITFIDPDSGKSKKQKVELVIFDKDTKHEQGNIIRIAAVQDDKTKENDKKKGVRMTLENAMAAVDNCEFGLWTNGIDIKYLQREDDVVGFDYIFSDLSDIPGFGENINDLERPERSHSRKPANDSLIKVFKRSHDYIYGNEGRKKDAFWQLLYLIFCKLYDEKRRFTDHEKGISYRKKFWVGVKEQNSNEGRKAVADRIKSLFAELKEDDVFSGVFDGHETIDLTDKGLAFIAGELAKYSFLDATVDVKGLAYETIVSNTLKQEAGQFFTPRNIVRAMVEMLNPDENTRVLDPACGSGGFLVMVLDHVRRKIAAGMYPELDEVLITEKYNSYEVNERVRKYAERSIFGFDFDPDLKKAARMNMVMAGDGHANIFHVNSLAYPNWEHPQEIEKIKKAIEKSLKEMKDITSNYTPDACGKFDMVFTNPPFGAKVKVDREIAQRYQLSQYSDAPEVLFIEACYDFLKEGGKMAIVLPDGILGNPNTLPVREWILDKFKILASIDLAVEAFLPQVGVQASLLFLEKKTETQRNLVHDGGEDYDVFMAIAEKLGKDRRGVPIYVRDEDGAEILFEGEKKYLAYNEQGKSYVKSRKEKVKLLDDDLPKITEAYLEFLK; this is encoded by the coding sequence ATGAGCAACAAACCTGAAAATACAGAAGAAATCGCTCTGGAAGAGAATCAGATTCTGTGCGTATTAACCGGTGTAGCGAAAAAAACAAGCGCCAAGGAGGAAAACCTGCAGTCCACTATTCTAATGCTGAATGAGGAATATGGTTTCGACCTTTCGGATATGGAACGGGATTTCATTATTACGTTCATAGATCCGGACAGTGGAAAATCGAAAAAGCAAAAGGTAGAACTGGTGATTTTCGATAAAGACACAAAACACGAACAGGGCAATATCATCCGCATTGCAGCAGTGCAGGACGATAAAACCAAAGAAAACGACAAAAAGAAAGGTGTTCGAATGACTTTGGAAAATGCAATGGCAGCAGTAGATAATTGCGAATTCGGTTTGTGGACTAACGGAATCGATATCAAATACCTGCAACGTGAAGATGATGTAGTCGGGTTCGATTATATTTTCAGTGATCTTTCCGATATTCCTGGTTTTGGTGAAAACATTAATGACTTGGAAAGACCGGAACGCTCACACAGCCGTAAACCTGCCAACGATTCGTTAATAAAAGTGTTCAAGCGTTCTCACGATTATATTTATGGCAACGAAGGCCGCAAAAAAGATGCATTCTGGCAATTGCTCTATCTAATCTTCTGTAAATTGTATGATGAAAAACGCAGATTTACCGACCATGAAAAAGGAATTTCTTACCGCAAGAAATTTTGGGTGGGCGTAAAGGAACAGAACTCAAATGAAGGTAGAAAAGCAGTTGCTGATAGAATAAAATCGCTGTTTGCCGAACTGAAAGAAGACGATGTCTTTTCCGGGGTTTTTGATGGACACGAAACCATTGATCTTACCGACAAAGGTTTGGCATTTATTGCAGGAGAACTGGCAAAATATTCGTTTCTTGATGCCACGGTAGATGTAAAAGGTCTGGCGTATGAAACTATTGTAAGCAACACTTTGAAGCAGGAAGCAGGGCAGTTTTTTACGCCGAGAAATATTGTTCGTGCAATGGTGGAAATGCTGAACCCTGATGAAAATACCCGAGTTCTAGATCCGGCTTGCGGATCCGGAGGATTTTTGGTGATGGTTTTAGACCATGTGCGTAGAAAAATTGCGGCAGGAATGTATCCCGAACTGGATGAAGTGCTGATTACCGAGAAATACAACTCTTATGAAGTAAACGAGCGTGTACGCAAATATGCCGAACGCAGCATTTTCGGATTCGATTTTGACCCCGATTTGAAGAAGGCGGCACGTATGAATATGGTAATGGCAGGTGACGGACACGCCAATATTTTCCATGTAAATTCGCTGGCTTATCCGAACTGGGAACATCCGCAGGAAATTGAAAAAATAAAAAAGGCGATAGAGAAAAGCCTGAAAGAAATGAAGGACATCACCAGCAATTACACGCCCGATGCTTGCGGAAAGTTCGATATGGTGTTTACCAATCCACCGTTTGGTGCAAAAGTAAAGGTGGACAGGGAAATTGCCCAGCGCTACCAACTGTCCCAATATTCGGATGCTCCGGAGGTTTTGTTTATAGAGGCTTGTTACGATTTTCTGAAAGAAGGCGGCAAAATGGCGATTGTATTGCCCGACGGAATTTTAGGAAATCCCAATACTTTGCCGGTGCGCGAATGGATTTTGGACAAGTTTAAAATTTTGGCATCTATAGATTTAGCAGTTGAAGCATTTCTGCCGCAGGTTGGTGTGCAGGCATCGTTGCTGTTTTTGGAAAAGAAAACCGAAACCCAAAGAAACCTGGTGCACGATGGCGGCGAAGATTACGATGTATTTATGGCCATTGCCGAAAAACTGGGCAAAGACCGCCGTGGCGTTCCCATTTATGTAAGGGATGAGGATGGTGCGGAAATACTTTTTGAAGGCGAGAAAAAATATTTGGCTTATAATGAACAAGGGAAATCTTATGTGAAATCTCGAAAAGAAAAGGTGAAATTATTGGATGATGATTTGCCCAAAATTACAGAAGCGTATTTAGAATTCTTAAAATAA
- a CDS encoding nucleotidyl transferase AbiEii/AbiGii toxin family protein gives MDYKIESKNIEHPLLKPVLEDLIPVFEKRGIKFYIIGAVARDIILDLHNEKSSRVTMDLDLAIAISHWDDFKNISVDILSLSNFTKDPNQQQRFLFREKFQVDIVPYGSIKDQDDKIYWPPDESFAMSVIGFEEAEQNLISINLDNELHFDIVSLEGVFLLKLFAWKDRFRKTSKDAEDLGFILNNYLHINRDISYTEPYNKVYDLEDFTELRAGAIILGIKLNEMLSNSPPVKAKVKSLLEEDLKIEESSKLFNQIIETNNNLKFDDVAEAIALIDEELS, from the coding sequence ATGGATTATAAGATTGAAAGTAAAAATATCGAGCATCCGTTACTGAAACCGGTGCTCGAGGACTTGATTCCTGTTTTTGAAAAACGTGGGATTAAATTCTATATTATTGGTGCGGTTGCAAGAGATATTATTCTCGATCTTCATAATGAAAAATCAAGCCGGGTTACGATGGATTTGGATTTGGCGATTGCCATCAGTCATTGGGATGATTTTAAGAATATTTCTGTAGATATTTTGTCTCTGTCGAATTTCACAAAAGATCCAAATCAACAGCAACGGTTTCTGTTTCGGGAGAAATTTCAGGTAGATATTGTGCCTTATGGCAGCATTAAAGACCAAGACGATAAAATCTACTGGCCACCTGATGAATCATTTGCAATGTCTGTAATTGGTTTTGAAGAAGCTGAGCAAAACCTGATTTCCATCAATCTCGACAATGAACTACATTTTGATATCGTATCATTGGAAGGTGTTTTTCTGCTGAAATTATTTGCCTGGAAAGACCGTTTTCGTAAAACCTCAAAAGATGCGGAAGATTTAGGGTTTATTTTAAATAATTATTTGCACATCAACCGAGACATATCCTATACTGAGCCTTATAACAAAGTTTACGACTTAGAAGATTTTACCGAACTGAGAGCGGGTGCAATCATTCTCGGAATTAAGTTGAATGAAATGCTCAGCAATAGCCCCCCGGTAAAAGCTAAAGTTAAATCACTTTTAGAAGAAGACTTGAAAATAGAAGAGTCCAGTAAACTCTTCAACCAAATTATAGAAACAAATAACAACCTGAAGTTTGATGACGTGGCAGAAGCCATTGCACTCATCGACGAAGAACTAAGCTAA
- a CDS encoding type IV toxin-antitoxin system AbiEi family antitoxin: MYKDTDFIYEAIANLEEYTGLKISVETSRKEYDAVLDINGEIFYVEAKPSARNSNIGIILDQISQYDKSKSWILIADYLAKDVADRLQQQHSNYLDSAGNAFIKSNNLFIIVEGKKKETTEKKNQSRAFQEVGLKLLLLLISDQESLQLSYRALAEKTKISLGSVSNIFQELEDGGFILKIKRKRVLKNIDTLLERWVIAYNEILKPRVLRKKYRLANKNFDLNSSDIERLGFFWGGESAAGSITNYLKSSNHTIYYDGELSTLVKELKMIPDANGNIEVYNTFWTEDLQLKYPNTAPPLVVYADLMGTNSSRNIEAAKMILENGL; the protein is encoded by the coding sequence ATGTATAAAGATACCGACTTTATTTACGAAGCAATTGCCAATCTAGAAGAATATACTGGATTGAAAATCAGCGTGGAAACTTCAAGAAAGGAATATGACGCAGTCTTGGATATTAATGGTGAAATTTTCTACGTGGAGGCAAAGCCCAGTGCAAGAAATTCTAATATTGGAATTATCCTCGACCAGATAAGTCAATATGATAAAAGCAAAAGCTGGATTCTTATTGCTGATTATTTGGCTAAGGACGTTGCAGATAGATTGCAGCAGCAACACAGCAATTATCTGGATTCTGCCGGCAATGCTTTTATTAAAAGCAATAATCTTTTTATAATAGTTGAAGGTAAGAAAAAGGAAACTACTGAAAAGAAAAATCAAAGCCGTGCATTTCAGGAGGTGGGACTGAAACTTTTGTTACTACTCATTTCCGACCAAGAAAGTCTGCAATTATCTTATCGTGCTTTGGCAGAAAAAACTAAAATTTCTTTAGGTTCAGTAAGCAATATTTTTCAGGAACTTGAAGACGGCGGTTTTATTCTGAAAATCAAAAGAAAAAGAGTCCTCAAAAATATCGATACGCTCTTGGAGCGTTGGGTAATTGCCTATAATGAAATCCTTAAACCCCGTGTTTTGCGTAAGAAATACAGATTGGCAAACAAAAATTTTGATTTGAATTCTTCCGATATTGAAAGGCTTGGCTTTTTCTGGGGTGGGGAATCTGCTGCTGGTAGCATTACCAACTATCTTAAATCTTCCAATCACACCATTTATTACGATGGCGAACTTTCAACATTGGTAAAGGAACTTAAAATGATTCCCGATGCCAACGGTAACATAGAAGTTTACAACACTTTCTGGACCGAAGACCTTCAACTGAAATATCCCAATACTGCACCGCCTTTAGTTGTTTATGCGGATTTAATGGGAACCAACAGTAGCAGAAATATCGAAGCCGCAAAAATGATTTTGGAGAATGGATTATAA
- the hsdR gene encoding type I restriction-modification system endonuclease yields MTSNFIFLQEDYNLLYNIAYLSEKNLYSDPNTCMFKLRQFSEVMINEIYQIEHIQLPYEGNQASKINTLKKEGIIEPIIADLFHQLRLKGNDAVHSVYASQEAAETLLRIAYQLARWFALSYGEGTKGHSEFVLPEKHTFSIEDLKAEKESQEKQIETLQKQLFELQKQKEYLEESQSKEFLSAQKERVKQSQKYASQLNLSEEETRKIIDAQLQEAGWQADSILLKYSQGTRPEKGKNIAIAEFPTDKGNADYALFAGLKLVGIVEAKPEHKDISAIIANQCKDYATHIKSEHSEYIISQWGAYQVPFVFATNGRKYLKQLETKSGIWFLDTRRNDNIPKALQSWKSPQGLLEDLEKDIEKANQKLAETPYNLLRDKDGLNLREYQIKAVETTERELLKGKSSILLSMATGTGKTRTLLAMIYRFLKTQRFKRILFLVDRTSLGEQAHDVFREVRLEDLQTLANIYNIKGLEEKTIERETKIHLSTVQAMVKRILYNEGEYTPSVSDYDLIIIDEAHRGYTLDKEMADDELEFRNQDDFVSKYRSVIDYFDAVKIAVTATPALHTTEIFGKPVFEYSYREAVLDGFLVDYNLPHQIITQLRKEGIHYQKGDTIQLFDPEKNEITDFSEIEDELDFDIEQFNKEIIVEDFNRVVLTEIAQDLDPEGQGKTLIFAVDDQHADLIVKILKEIYAEQGIDNDAIKKITANDSMGGKKRVLEAIKQFKNEKYPNIAVTVDLLTTGIDVPEITSLVFLRRVKSRILFEQMLGRATRLCPKINKENFEIYDPVGVFESIVDFTKMTPVATNPSASFEDIIDGINHNGETSSVKKYVNQLIGRLQRRVKNIVKQDEDYFLNLQKTTPQEFIRELKEQPIDEVKIFIQNHKKAIEFLFHSKSKSNQYKIISDKTDQVAERYQGYGGAEQRPEDYIEAFRTFITENQNRIAALNILCTRPKELTRNELKSLRLEMEQAGYSIREINHAWNKAKNVDITTDIIGIVRTLALGSALVDYSVRLENAFKKLKNHRQFTKIEEKWLDRIEKHLVKEQFIDHESFNTGAFKNEGGYEKINKAFKNQLDEIVDELKEYLFVG; encoded by the coding sequence ATGACCTCTAACTTTATATTTCTACAAGAAGACTATAATTTGTTATACAATATCGCCTATTTATCTGAAAAAAATCTCTATTCTGACCCCAACACTTGTATGTTTAAACTTCGGCAGTTTAGCGAAGTGATGATTAATGAAATTTATCAGATTGAGCATATTCAGTTACCGTATGAGGGAAATCAGGCTTCTAAAATCAATACACTTAAAAAAGAAGGCATTATAGAGCCTATCATCGCCGATCTTTTTCATCAACTTCGACTCAAAGGAAATGATGCTGTGCATTCAGTGTACGCCTCGCAAGAAGCCGCCGAAACTTTACTCAGAATCGCTTACCAATTGGCCCGCTGGTTTGCGTTGTCTTATGGTGAGGGCACCAAAGGGCATTCGGAATTTGTGTTGCCTGAAAAACATACTTTTTCCATAGAGGATTTAAAAGCGGAAAAAGAATCCCAAGAAAAACAGATTGAGACCCTTCAAAAGCAATTATTTGAACTCCAAAAACAGAAAGAATATTTAGAGGAAAGCCAATCCAAAGAATTTTTATCGGCACAAAAAGAACGCGTGAAACAATCGCAAAAATACGCGAGTCAGCTCAATCTTTCTGAAGAGGAAACGCGAAAAATCATTGACGCTCAACTGCAAGAAGCGGGTTGGCAAGCCGATTCTATCCTCCTAAAATATTCGCAAGGCACTCGCCCCGAAAAAGGAAAAAATATAGCCATTGCCGAATTTCCCACCGATAAAGGTAATGCCGATTACGCCCTATTTGCAGGTTTGAAATTGGTCGGAATTGTAGAAGCCAAACCCGAACACAAAGACATTTCCGCCATCATCGCCAATCAGTGCAAGGACTATGCAACACACATCAAATCAGAACATTCTGAATACATTATTTCCCAATGGGGAGCTTATCAAGTACCTTTTGTCTTTGCTACCAATGGCAGAAAATATTTAAAGCAGTTGGAGACCAAATCGGGTATTTGGTTTTTGGACACACGCCGAAATGATAACATTCCCAAGGCGTTACAAAGTTGGAAAAGTCCGCAAGGCTTATTGGAAGACTTGGAAAAAGACATCGAAAAAGCCAACCAAAAACTCGCCGAAACGCCTTACAATTTGTTAAGAGACAAGGACGGACTCAACTTGCGTGAATACCAAATAAAAGCCGTAGAAACCACTGAAAGAGAATTACTTAAAGGCAAATCGTCAATTTTACTTTCAATGGCAACAGGCACAGGAAAAACGCGTACCCTTTTGGCGATGATATATCGTTTTTTGAAAACCCAACGCTTCAAACGCATTTTGTTTTTGGTGGATAGAACCTCGCTCGGCGAACAAGCACACGATGTATTCAGAGAAGTGCGATTGGAAGATTTGCAAACTTTAGCTAACATTTACAATATCAAAGGTTTGGAAGAGAAAACCATCGAGCGAGAAACCAAAATTCACTTGAGTACGGTACAGGCGATGGTCAAACGGATTTTGTACAACGAAGGCGAATATACCCCGTCGGTTTCCGATTATGATTTGATTATCATCGACGAAGCCCACCGAGGCTATACCCTTGATAAAGAGATGGCTGACGATGAATTGGAGTTCCGAAATCAGGACGATTTTGTCAGCAAATACCGAAGCGTGATTGATTATTTCGATGCCGTGAAAATTGCTGTTACTGCCACTCCTGCCCTCCATACCACCGAAATTTTCGGAAAACCAGTCTTTGAATACTCGTACCGTGAGGCGGTATTAGACGGATTTTTAGTGGATTATAATCTTCCGCATCAAATCATTACGCAATTGCGAAAAGAAGGCATTCATTACCAAAAAGGAGATACCATTCAACTTTTTGACCCTGAAAAAAATGAAATTACCGATTTTTCAGAAATTGAAGACGAACTCGATTTTGACATCGAACAATTTAATAAAGAAATCATTGTAGAAGATTTTAACCGAGTGGTACTCACCGAAATCGCCCAAGACCTTGACCCTGAAGGACAAGGAAAAACGCTGATTTTTGCCGTAGATGACCAACACGCCGACCTCATCGTAAAAATTCTCAAAGAAATTTATGCCGAGCAAGGTATTGATAATGATGCAATTAAAAAAATCACAGCAAATGACTCGATGGGTGGAAAAAAACGCGTTTTGGAAGCCATCAAGCAATTCAAGAACGAAAAATATCCGAACATTGCCGTTACGGTGGATTTGCTCACCACAGGAATTGATGTGCCTGAAATCACCTCGTTGGTGTTTTTACGCCGTGTGAAATCAAGGATTTTGTTTGAACAAATGTTAGGGAGAGCCACGCGTCTTTGTCCGAAAATTAATAAAGAAAATTTTGAAATTTACGACCCTGTGGGCGTTTTTGAAAGCATTGTAGATTTTACAAAAATGACGCCCGTAGCTACCAATCCGTCTGCCTCTTTTGAGGATATTATCGATGGAATTAACCACAACGGCGAGACTTCTTCGGTGAAAAAATATGTAAATCAGCTCATTGGAAGATTGCAAAGACGAGTAAAAAATATTGTAAAACAAGACGAAGATTATTTCCTTAATTTACAGAAAACAACACCACAAGAGTTTATCCGAGAACTGAAAGAACAACCCATTGATGAGGTAAAAATCTTTATCCAAAACCATAAAAAAGCGATTGAATTTTTGTTTCATTCCAAATCAAAATCAAATCAATACAAAATCATCAGTGATAAAACCGACCAAGTTGCCGAACGCTACCAAGGCTACGGCGGAGCGGAACAACGCCCCGAGGATTACATCGAAGCATTCAGAACTTTTATCACGGAAAATCAAAACCGAATAGCCGCTCTCAACATCCTCTGCACCCGACCAAAGGAGCTGACACGCAACGAACTCAAAAGCCTCCGATTGGAAATGGAACAGGCGGGCTATTCCATCAGGGAAATCAACCATGCTTGGAACAAAGCCAAAAATGTGGACATCACCACTGATATCATCGGCATCGTTCGTACTTTGGCGTTGGGCAGTGCTTTGGTGGATTATTCCGTTCGCTTAGAAAATGCGTTTAAGAAACTCAAAAACCATCGTCAATTCACAAAAATTGAAGAAAAATGGCTCGACCGCATCGAAAAACACCTCGTCAAAGAACAATTCATCGACCACGAAAGTTTTAACACGGGAGCATTCAAAAACGAAGGTGGCTACGAAAAAATAAACAAAGCCTTTAAAAATCAATTAGATGAAATTGTAGATGAGTTGAAGGAGTATCTTTTTGTGGGGTGA
- a CDS encoding HamA C-terminal domain-containing protein has product MGNIKNMLNHLTNTDLLLKHIYWFYEDLNIEPRKEHYGLSINYSDIKERRDDFLAELLNTIVNWVYHKSKQEKLFNDRLKDTDFGNAMSFIVNQAYSKFRPGHPQGQFGELLLFNLIQNYYKAIPILRKQRITTSLGHERFGADAIHYKNEENINVFILGESKCYKSDYQFNKAFKESIQSIIKTFNDLDKELDLYLYDDFIEPELEELVKKYKQGKLENIRYELVCLIIYSENKEVLDNRGEEIIKSKIKKVIQDRCNSISEDSFSNIEKAILARVNYIIFPIWNLDTLLNDFQNKVGSKK; this is encoded by the coding sequence GTGGGAAATATAAAGAATATGCTTAATCATCTTACTAATACTGATTTGCTACTAAAGCATATATATTGGTTCTATGAAGATTTAAATATAGAACCTAGAAAAGAACATTATGGTCTTTCGATAAATTATTCTGATATAAAAGAAAGAAGAGATGATTTCTTGGCAGAGTTACTTAATACTATTGTGAATTGGGTTTACCATAAAAGTAAACAAGAGAAATTATTCAATGATAGATTAAAAGATACGGATTTTGGTAATGCTATGAGTTTTATAGTTAATCAAGCGTATAGTAAGTTTAGACCAGGACATCCTCAAGGACAATTTGGAGAGTTATTACTGTTTAATCTTATTCAGAATTACTATAAAGCAATCCCAATTCTTAGAAAACAACGAATTACAACATCTCTTGGACACGAAAGATTTGGAGCAGACGCGATTCATTATAAAAATGAAGAAAATATAAATGTATTTATACTAGGGGAATCTAAATGCTATAAGAGTGATTATCAGTTTAATAAAGCTTTTAAAGAATCTATACAAAGTATTATAAAAACATTTAACGATTTAGACAAAGAATTAGATTTATATCTATACGATGATTTTATTGAACCTGAATTAGAGGAACTTGTAAAAAAATACAAACAAGGCAAACTAGAAAACATTCGATATGAACTTGTTTGTTTAATTATTTATAGCGAAAATAAAGAAGTGTTAGACAATAGAGGAGAGGAAATTATCAAAAGTAAAATTAAAAAAGTTATTCAAGATAGATGTAACTCAATAAGTGAAGATAGCTTTTCTAATATCGAAAAAGCTATATTAGCTAGAGTTAATTATATCATCTTTCCCATTTGGAATTTAGACACACTTTTAAATGATTTTCAAAATAAAGTAGGTTCAAAAAAATGA